The window TGGCGACATGCTCAATGCAAAGCTTGCAGCAGCGGCGTTCAACTTCAAGAGGGCCATGAGGCGCTTTTTTGTCCTGTTGGAATGGCTATACTGTTGCTTCCTTTGCCGGGAAGGGGTGAATAAAAACGGCGAACCTCCTTATCCTGCGCTCGCGAAGTGACTTTTTAAGGGACGACTATATACCAAAAAAAATGCTATTTCTTGCAGTTTTTCTACTTCTTTGCCTAATTCTTCCTGAATTTCAAACTTGCTTTCGCTTTTGAATTTTGAACTTTGAGCAGGTAAATTCCGCTGGGCAAATTCTCGATGGAAAGCGTTTGCCTGCTTGCATTTAACTCTTGATTCAACAATAGCTTTCCTTGCAAATCGAAAATGTAAACTTTGTGATTTAAGAAAGATGAAATCTGGATTTCGTTTTCGGTAATGGTGATGTTTGGTTTAAAATTGTTTGCTATTGAATTTTTGATTCCGACTTCTTCTTCCTTTTTCTCTTCGGGAATTTCTGGCGTGGGTTCGTCAACGTCATACCACACGGCTTTTTCGATGCTTGCGGTGACTTCGGGTTTTGCTTCTGTCAGGCTAGCACCGTAATTCACGTTATTCAACATGCCGTCGTCAACTATGCCGTAAAACACGCCTTGGCTGATATTTTGAGTAAAGTTGTTTTCCAAATCGCCGCGAAGTTGTGCGGTTCCGCTAACTTGTTTATCACTCATGATGCGCATTACGCCATAAACTTGGGCGTAGCTTGAAACGGTTGTATTTTTAAGAACCGTAAGCGCTCCCACTTTGGCGTTGTCCTTTATCGCTCCGCTGACAAGCCAGGCATCGTCTTCTAGAACGGCTTTGTCTGAAATCGTGCCCGAGGTCACATACGCGCGGCTTTTTACGACGGCATCTCCCGAAATGGTTCCGCCATCGACA of the Hallerella porci genome contains:
- a CDS encoding T9SS type A sorting domain-containing protein is translated as MQTILWDQFYYSIYRYPYMIEVENGGGYVSNNANVAASAYVGENAVVNAGTVSGNARIEDFAVVDGGTISGDAVVKSRAYVTSGTISDKAVLEDDAWLVSGAIKDNAKVGALTVLKNTTVSSYAQVYGVMRIMSDKQVSGTAQLRGDLENNFTQNISQGVFYGIVDDGMLNNVNYGASLTEAKPEVTASIEKAVWYDVDEPTPEIPEEKKEEEVGIKNSIANNFKPNITITENEIQISSFLNHKVYIFDLQGKLLLNQELNASRQTLSIENLPSGIYLLKVQNSKAKASLKFRKN